Genomic window (Jeotgalibacillus haloalkalitolerans):
TATTCTCATCCATTAAGTCAAACATCTCATCAATATCCTCTGATGTCAGTGGCTTATTCGGCTTAAATGTCTTATCACTTTTATCAATCAGACCAAGCTCAGCCGCTGCTGCAACATAAGGCTCCGCTTCATCAGAAATACTGCGATAATCTTTGAAGTTCTTAAACGAATCATCTGAATAAGTATCTTTCAGGTTAAGGCTTCTTACAAGGTAAGTATAAGCCTGCTCCCTGGAAATTTTATTACCAGCATTGACTTCAGCTACATCTTCCTCAGTTAAAATACCAGTTCGGACTGCTGCTTCAAAATAAGCTGCCGCATCTCCGGAAACCCCTTGGAAAAGATCAGTCGAACCCTGAAGATCAATCCCCAGTTCCCCCACAAGCTCTACAATAAAAGTCTCAGTTGTAACAGGTGCCTTGACTGATTTCTTCGCATCTGCAGTCCCTGCATATGTAGAAAAAGTCAAACCAGCGGCTAAAGCGGTAATCAGAATCTTATTCTTCTGTGTTTGCATAGTAACCTCCCAAATAATATGTAGTGTTGCCTTTTCATCATATACATTATTGGAATCGCATACAATAAAGATTCGAAATTTTATAAAGAAATTAACGAATAGTTTACAAATTGGGGGGAGTGAAGGGAGGGACAGAGTGAAGGCAGGGACAGACCCTGTCTCCGCTCCAACAAAAAAAAGAAGGGAAAAATCCCTTCTCAATTTAACACTTAAAAATCAATCTTCATCGCTTCACCCATCAGCTTCGGCAGGTCAGTGTTATTTAGTAGTCCTGAAAACTTATGCGCCTGTGCACCATATGCATATACCGGTACGTCAACACCTGTGTGTGCGGATGTCGTCCATCCAACCAGCGCACGGTCACTGATGACTTCGTTGATTGCCATGGCTGCATTGTCTGTTTCTTCTATTAAAGCTGCTTCTTCTTCAGTCAATTCAATATTTGCATATTCTTTTACGATTTCACGGGCATTCGAGCGGTCTTCGTTCAGTTCAGCAGCCATTGTATCACCGGTTGCTTTTACGTCGTGAAGGACATCGATATTCAGGTCATACTCACCGTTTGATCCGACCGACATCCCGCCGGTTTCGTGGTCACCTGCAACAACGACAAGTGTATTTTTATCCTTTTTCGCGTATTCGATTGCAGCGGCTACCGCTTCATCAAATGCTTTTGTGTCATTCATTGCCCATGCTGCATCGTGCGCGTGGCCTGCCCAGTCGATTTGTGAACCTTCAACCATCAGGAAGAAGCCGTCTTTATCCTGTTCAAGTGCATTAAGCGCTGCGCCGGTCATATCTGCAAGGCTTGGCTGATCCGTTTCACCGCGCTCAAGCTCCGGAGCCATCGCATCGTCAGCAAATAGTCCGAGCAGCTTGCCACTTTTAGCTGAAGTCAGTTCATCTGAATTGGTTACATATTCATAGCCATCTGCCTCTGCAGATTCAATCAGGTTCAGTTCAGGCTGCTTTCCGCCTTCTGATTCAGGGAGGAAATAGTCGCGTCCGCCACCCAGTAGAACGTCTACACCATTTTCAAAATACTGAGGTGCAATACCCGCTTCATTTCCACGCGACTCAACACTTGAACCAAATACAGCAGGTGTTGCGTGTGTGATTGTAGAAGTCGCAACAAGACCGGTAGACTTACCAGCTTCCTCAGCTGCATCTAAAATAGAATCCACCTGCTCACCATCAGGCGTCACCCCAACCATTCCGTTATTCGTCTTCTCACCAGTCGCCATTGCAGTACCCGCAGCAGCAGAATCCGTTACTTCAGTATCCGCAGAATACGTCTGCATCAATCCCTTTACAAAAGGATCAAAAGAAGACTCCTCACCTTTAAACCAGCGATAGTTCGTTGCGTAAGAAGCGTTGTAACCATCCGGAATCATATAAATCACATTATGTACTTTTTCATTTCCCTGACCGGCCCAATCCGGCTTCCCTGACGCAGTCGACTCCTCATTTTGAGTGCCAATCGCAATCCCTGATAAAACAAGTCCTCCTGAAAGTGCAAGTAAAGCAGTTTTCTTCAACATGTTTTCCTGTCTCCCTTCAAAATAGCTTACGGGATGTAGGTTAGCAAAGGATTGTAAAGAAGTGATTACGAGATTGTAAATATAGAGAAAGATGGAACTAATATACTTTTAAAAGGGTTTTAATGGTAATTATGAGTGTTTGAGTGAAGGGAGGGACAGACCCTGCCTTCAGTCTACCCATCAGGAAAAATTTATCTTAATTTGACAAAATAAAGATATCTTTTTTGGTAGCAGCCGATTATAATACTCTTGTAATTATAAAAATGTAGAGGAAGATGAAGGGTGAAAAAGTTGCTGTCGGTGGTTTTTGCTATGCTGTTGGTTGTTAGTAGCTTTCCGGTGAGTGGTTTTGCAGCTGTAGATCAAGGAGAATTGGATACATATCTTGCTGAGATTCAGTGGACTGAAGATGAGTTAGATACATATTTAGAGTACTACGGATACAGAATCAGTGATTTTGAATCGTTTGAAGAGCTGGAGGATTTTCTGGGGCCGGTGATCACTGAGGAAAGTCTGCAGGAGTTATTGGACGCATATGGTTTAACGCGTGAAGAGCTTGATGAAATCATGGCGTTATATGGTGAAACGGTTGAGGATTATTTATTTATTGATGACATTGAATTTTATATTATAGATCGAGCAGAATTAGACGCATACCTTGCTGAGATTCAGTGGACTGAAGATGAGCTGGATACGTATTTATGGGAGTATTACGGGTATAGAATCAGTGATTTTATATCTTTTGAAGAGCTGGAGGATTTCCTTGGGCCGGTGATCACTGAAGAAAGTCTTCAGGAATTATTGGATGCATATGGCTTAACGCGTGAAGAGTTAGATGAAATTTTAGCTTTATATGGTGAAACGGTTGAGGATTATACATTTATCGATGATATTGAATTCTATATTTTAGAAGAGTTGTATTATGAAGAAGACTACTATTATGATGATTTGTTTAGTGAATTTGGATTGACTGAAGAGGAGTTAGACCGTTTATTTACTCATCTTGACACGCTTGATTTTGCTGCAATTGAAGCGAGACTTGATGCAGTCTATAATCGTCTGATGGCTTTAGAAGAGTTTGAATCTGCGACTGAATTATCAGCTGAGCAAATTGCTGAATTACTATCAATCATGCAGGAATTGCTTGATATTTTTGAAATGGATGCTACTTTTACATTAGTAAAAAGCGGTGAAGAGAAATCAATTTCATTGGCTGAGTTAATTTCAATGACCAGTATTGAGGACTATGATCTAGTAATTTCACTGTTTTCTAAGCAGGGTGAATTTTTAGCGGATTTCATTTTGACAAATGAAATGTTCGGATCTGATCTGATTAAAGAAACTGCAGAAGATCTTCCTGTGGTTGAAGAAGCTGTAGAAACGAAGAAGGAAGTGAAAGCACAGGAAACAGCAAAGGAAACTGCTGTCACTGGAACTGCTGCTGTTACGAAAACGGTAAAGGGTGAAAAGCTCCCTTATACAGGCGCGAATTATCTGGCAAAAGTATTGCTTGGTCTTTCAGTTTTAGCGATGGGTATATGGGCAGTGCGACGTTATCGCAGACAGGAAGCTTAAAATGGACTCAAGAAATGCCCGCAGAACGCGTAAGTTGCGCCTGAAAAAGAGTATTTTTTTATTATTTGGTGTGGGGCTCATTTCATTTGGCTTCTGGTTTGCCAGTTCGAATGCTTTTCCTTTGATAAAAGGATACTACCTTTATAAAACAAGTGCAGAATCGCACCAGGTATCAGAAATTAAAGCTGAAAATGTCGTGAAAGACGATAGGTTGTCGACAAGAAAAGCAGAAAACCCAATTGATGAGCCTTTATATCCGGAAGTGCCTGAAATCGGAGATCATATGGGCGAATTAATCATTCCAAAACTTGATGTCAGTCTACCCATTTATCATGGCACAGATGAAGATGAACTGGAAAAGGGTGTAGGTCACTATGCAGGTAGTGTGCTTCCCGGTGAACAGGATAACTCCGTTTTAGCAGGACACCGGGATACAGTATTCCGAAGACTGGGTGAAGTGGGCGAAGACGACCTGCTGACAGTCGTGACCGAAGCAGGAAGCTTTACGTACAAGGTACGAAAAGTCAGGATCGTCGATGAAGACGACCGTTCTATCATCGTACCAAAGCCAAAAGCTACCCTGACCCTCTCCACCTGCTATCCATTTGATGCAATCGGCTACACAACAGAAAGATATATACTCATTGCAGACTTAATTAAAAGTGAACGATAAACAGCGTCTCCCATATTGGGACCGCTGTTTTTTTGGGAGTGGAGGGAGGGACAGACCCTGCCTTCGCTCTCCCGCCGGTGACCAGTGGAGACAGGGACAGACCCTCCCTTCACTGCAAAAATCATATATTCACTACACAAAATAAACAACCCCGTCCAATCAAATTGACGGGGTTGTTGTTGTTCTTCTATGATTTATCCAATTAATATCCAATAAGTGATCGTTTAAATGTAAGCGTTTACTTTTAGGGTAGGAAGGAGGATATGCAATTCTATATTATTTTAAAGGGAGTGGGCGTATGAGAAAGTATGGAGTGCTGTTTGTTTTACTTTTGTCTTTTTCTTTTGTTGGTATATTAAATGATGCTGAGGCAGAGCAGCCGGAGTCGTCTTATTGGTATCCTGATGAGCTGTTGAATTGGAGTCCTGAAGGTGATAAGGATGCGGTCTTTAATCAAAGTACGGTTCCTTTAGCTGAAAGGGAAGGTGGGAAGTCTGAGGCGAGGCTGGTTGCTTTGTCTGCGATGAATCCTTCTACCAGCGGAGTTCCTTCGCAGGGGGGAAATTCTTTTTATGCAAATACGTTTAGTTATTGGCAGTACGTAGACTTGATGGTTTACTGGGCAGGCTCTGCCGGGGAAGGGATTATTACACCGCCAAGTGCAGATGTGATTGATAATGCTCATCGAAATGGTGTGCCGATTCTTGGAAATGTTTTCTTTCCTCCGAAGGTTTATGGCGGGAAGGATGAGTGGGTGGATCAGATGCTCACGCAAGATGAGGCTGGTTCTTTTCCGGCAGCTGATCAACTCTTAAAAGTGGCAGCGTACTACGGTTTTGATGGATGGTTTATTAATCAGGAAACTGAAGGCGGAACACCTGAGGACGCGAAGCTGATGCAGGCGTTTTTGATTTATCTTCAGGAGAAGAAGCCGGAACATATGGAGATTATGTGGTATGACTCTATGACAGAAGACGGCAGTATTGACTGGCAAAACTATTTGACTGATAAAAATAAGATATTCCTGCAGGATGGATCAATGAAGGTAGCTGATCATATGTTTCTGAATTTCTGGTGGAGCCGTCAGTCACAGCAGCAGTCTGCTGATAAGGCGTGGGAAATTGGAAGAAGTCCTTATGATCTCTTTGCAGGGATTGACGTTGAGGCAAACGGCTATCAAACCTCTATTAATTGGGAAAATATATTCCCGGAAGAACAGGAGGCTTTAACATCTCTGGGAATTTACCGTCCTGACTGGGCATACAAGGATTCAAAAACGATGGAAGAATTTTATCAAAAAGAGCAGCATTTTTGGACTGGTGCAGCCGGGAATCCTGAACACACAGATGCAAATCCTGCATCATGGAAGGGAATGGCCCACTATTTTGATGAAAAAACGGTAATTGATTCAATGCCATTTGTAACGCATTTTAATACAGGGAGCGGTCAATTTTTTAATGTGGAGGGCGAGAAGAAATCTGAGCGTGAATGGAACAACCGCAGCGTTCAGGATATTCTGCCAACCTGGAGATGGAAAACTGACAACAGCCTGCTATCAGTCGATTTCACGTGGGATGAAGCTTATACAGGAGGCAGTTCAATTGCAGTAACCGGGGACATTGAAAAAGGTGAAAAGTCCAGAATTGATCTCTATAAAACGAATATTAATGTAGAGAAACATACACAACTGGCGTTAACTTATAAATCATTATCCGGAGAAAAGCTCAGCATGGCAGTCAGCTTCAGTGATAACCCTGGTGAATTTACAACCTTTGACCTTAAAAAGAAAAGTCACGGAAAGTGGGTAACAGACCAGGTTTCACTGAAGAAGTTTGAAGGGAAAACGATCTCAACAATCGGTGTTGAAGTAGAAGGAAATGAAGTACCTGTAGAACTTTATTTAGGCGGATTATCTGTCATGAATAAGAGTGACATGCGTGAAAAAGCTGATGCGCCATCTCACGCTGACATAATTGAAGTCGATTTTAACAAAGGGATTTATGCGGACCTGAGAATTTCATGGGATCAAGTAGATGAGGCAGAAAAATATGAGATTTACAGACGATTACCAGATGGTCAAAAACAATTCGTCGGCGTCTCAGTAAACCATGTATTCTATCTGGAAAATATCAAAAGGTCAGGCAAGGAAGACTTCACGACATTTGAAGTGATTACTGTAAACGATGCTGGGAATCGCAGCAAAAAATCAGCAGATCTGACACTTGAATGGCCGCCTTACCCTGCACCGGAAGCAGACTTCACATCTGATCAGACTGTAGCGGCACCCGGACAGGAAATACAATTTACCAGTCTTGCTTCAGAGGTAACCGAAGAACTTCAATGGACGTTTGAAGGAGCGGATATTGAAACCAGTACCGACCCGACACCAATTGTCAGCTATCCGGATGAAGGTGTTTATACTGTCAAACTCACCGCTAAAAATAGCGAAGGGGAAGATACACTTATAAAAGAAAACTATATAACCATTTCAGAAGGGGCTGCTGAAATAAGAAATTTAGCTGCATCAGCAACAGCTACAGCCAGTGGACAATGCGCACAAACAGAAGGTCCAGCCTATGCAATAGATGGCAGCCTAATTAACAACAGCAAATGGTGTGCAATTGGAGATGAAAATTGGCTTCAATTAGACCTGGGCCACATTTATCAGCTAGCAGAATTCAAAATTTTTCATGCTGAGGCAGGCGGGGAACCGGCAGCTTTTAACACTAAAATTTACAGCATAGAAACAAGCATCGACGGAGAAAACTGGAGTGAAGCCGTCTACGAAAATCAAAACAAAGCAGACATCTCTTCACATGCGATCCCACTAACAGAAGCAAGGTACGTCAGACTCAGCATTGTGCAGCCAACACAAGGGGCTGACAAAGCAGCGAGGATCTTTGAGTTTGAGGTTTTTGGGTTTTAGGGAAAGAGCGAAGGCAGGGACAGACCCTGTCTCCACTCGTCACCGGCGGGGTAGTGAAGGCAGGGACAGACCCTCCCTCCACAACCTGTCATTTCTAAAGTTTTCATGCGTTTATTAAAGGACTTGGAGAGAAGGGCTTCCAAGTCCTTTTTGCTGTCTTTAAGATGAAAATAAGTAAATTGAAAGCGATTTCTTATGTTGGGAGTTGAGCAGGATGGAGAGACGTTTTCCTGATGGTTTTTGGTGGGGGGCGGCGTCTTCTGCGCCACAGAGTGAAGGTGCGCTGGCAGAGGATGGTAAGGCGCAGACTGTTTGGGATGCCTGGTTCGAAAGGGAAGCGGATCGTTTTTTTGATCATAGGGGACCAGTTGATGCGGAGGGGTTTTTTTACCGGATGAAAGAGGATGTTGCTTTGATGAAGGATTGCGGATTGAATTCTTTCAGGACTTCGATTTCATGGGCAAGGCTGCTTCCGGATGGGGTGCATGTGAGCAGGAAGGCTGTGTTGTTTTACAGGGAAATGCTGCTTGAGTTGAAGCAGCAGGGCATTGAGCCGGTGGTGAATCTTTACCATTTTGATCTTCCACTCCATCTGTATGAACAGGGTGGCTGGGAGAACCGGAAGACGGTTGAGGCCTTCTCCTTTTATGCAAATACTGTATTTGAACAGCTTGGGGATCTGGCAGATTACTGGACGACGTTTAATGAGCCGATTGTGCCTGTTGAGATGGGTTATCTGAATCATTATCATTTGCCGGCTGTGTATGAGCCGGCGCGTGCGTGTCAGGCAGGTTATCATACGATGATTGCCCATGCGGAGGCGGTCAGGGTGTTCAGGAAGGTAATACCGCATGGAAAGATTGGCATGATTTTAAATCTGATGCCAAATTATCCGCGGACTGAATCGCCGGAAGATCAAGAGGCGGCTTTTTATGCTGATTTAATTTTTAACAGGAGTTTTCTTGATCCTTCTGTAAAAGGTGTCATTCCGCAAGAGTTAAAGGAACTTTTGAAAAAAGAGCAAATCAGCGTTGATATTCAGTCTGGTGATGATGAATTGATTCGTCAGGGGAAGGTGGATTTCCTTGGTGTGAATTATTATCAGCCCCGCAGAGTACAGGAGGGGGATGCATCAGCAGACAAGCTGACTGACCGATATTTTCTTCCCTACAGCTGGCCGGGAGCCCGAATTAATCCTCATCGGGGCTGGGAGATTTATGAACGGGGCTTGTATGATATTTCGA
Coding sequences:
- a CDS encoding alkaline phosphatase, producing MLKKTALLALSGGLVLSGIAIGTQNEESTASGKPDWAGQGNEKVHNVIYMIPDGYNASYATNYRWFKGEESSFDPFVKGLMQTYSADTEVTDSAAAGTAMATGEKTNNGMVGVTPDGEQVDSILDAAEEAGKSTGLVATSTITHATPAVFGSSVESRGNEAGIAPQYFENGVDVLLGGGRDYFLPESEGGKQPELNLIESAEADGYEYVTNSDELTSAKSGKLLGLFADDAMAPELERGETDQPSLADMTGAALNALEQDKDGFFLMVEGSQIDWAGHAHDAAWAMNDTKAFDEAVAAAIEYAKKDKNTLVVVAGDHETGGMSVGSNGEYDLNIDVLHDVKATGDTMAAELNEDRSNAREIVKEYANIELTEEEAALIEETDNAAMAINEVISDRALVGWTTSAHTGVDVPVYAYGAQAHKFSGLLNNTDLPKLMGEAMKIDF
- a CDS encoding processed acidic surface protein, whose protein sequence is MKKLLSVVFAMLLVVSSFPVSGFAAVDQGELDTYLAEIQWTEDELDTYLEYYGYRISDFESFEELEDFLGPVITEESLQELLDAYGLTREELDEIMALYGETVEDYLFIDDIEFYIIDRAELDAYLAEIQWTEDELDTYLWEYYGYRISDFISFEELEDFLGPVITEESLQELLDAYGLTREELDEILALYGETVEDYTFIDDIEFYILEELYYEEDYYYDDLFSEFGLTEEELDRLFTHLDTLDFAAIEARLDAVYNRLMALEEFESATELSAEQIAELLSIMQELLDIFEMDATFTLVKSGEEKSISLAELISMTSIEDYDLVISLFSKQGEFLADFILTNEMFGSDLIKETAEDLPVVEEAVETKKEVKAQETAKETAVTGTAAVTKTVKGEKLPYTGANYLAKVLLGLSVLAMGIWAVRRYRRQEA
- a CDS encoding endo-beta-N-acetylglucosaminidase — translated: MRKYGVLFVLLLSFSFVGILNDAEAEQPESSYWYPDELLNWSPEGDKDAVFNQSTVPLAEREGGKSEARLVALSAMNPSTSGVPSQGGNSFYANTFSYWQYVDLMVYWAGSAGEGIITPPSADVIDNAHRNGVPILGNVFFPPKVYGGKDEWVDQMLTQDEAGSFPAADQLLKVAAYYGFDGWFINQETEGGTPEDAKLMQAFLIYLQEKKPEHMEIMWYDSMTEDGSIDWQNYLTDKNKIFLQDGSMKVADHMFLNFWWSRQSQQQSADKAWEIGRSPYDLFAGIDVEANGYQTSINWENIFPEEQEALTSLGIYRPDWAYKDSKTMEEFYQKEQHFWTGAAGNPEHTDANPASWKGMAHYFDEKTVIDSMPFVTHFNTGSGQFFNVEGEKKSEREWNNRSVQDILPTWRWKTDNSLLSVDFTWDEAYTGGSSIAVTGDIEKGEKSRIDLYKTNINVEKHTQLALTYKSLSGEKLSMAVSFSDNPGEFTTFDLKKKSHGKWVTDQVSLKKFEGKTISTIGVEVEGNEVPVELYLGGLSVMNKSDMREKADAPSHADIIEVDFNKGIYADLRISWDQVDEAEKYEIYRRLPDGQKQFVGVSVNHVFYLENIKRSGKEDFTTFEVITVNDAGNRSKKSADLTLEWPPYPAPEADFTSDQTVAAPGQEIQFTSLASEVTEELQWTFEGADIETSTDPTPIVSYPDEGVYTVKLTAKNSEGEDTLIKENYITISEGAAEIRNLAASATATASGQCAQTEGPAYAIDGSLINNSKWCAIGDENWLQLDLGHIYQLAEFKIFHAEAGGEPAAFNTKIYSIETSIDGENWSEAVYENQNKADISSHAIPLTEARYVRLSIVQPTQGADKAARIFEFEVFGF
- a CDS encoding class D sortase, producing MDSRNARRTRKLRLKKSIFLLFGVGLISFGFWFASSNAFPLIKGYYLYKTSAESHQVSEIKAENVVKDDRLSTRKAENPIDEPLYPEVPEIGDHMGELIIPKLDVSLPIYHGTDEDELEKGVGHYAGSVLPGEQDNSVLAGHRDTVFRRLGEVGEDDLLTVVTEAGSFTYKVRKVRIVDEDDRSIIVPKPKATLTLSTCYPFDAIGYTTERYILIADLIKSER
- a CDS encoding glycoside hydrolase family 1 protein produces the protein MERRFPDGFWWGAASSAPQSEGALAEDGKAQTVWDAWFEREADRFFDHRGPVDAEGFFYRMKEDVALMKDCGLNSFRTSISWARLLPDGVHVSRKAVLFYREMLLELKQQGIEPVVNLYHFDLPLHLYEQGGWENRKTVEAFSFYANTVFEQLGDLADYWTTFNEPIVPVEMGYLNHYHLPAVYEPARACQAGYHTMIAHAEAVRVFRKVIPHGKIGMILNLMPNYPRTESPEDQEAAFYADLIFNRSFLDPSVKGVIPQELKELLKKEQISVDIQSGDDELIRQGKVDFLGVNYYQPRRVQEGDASADKLTDRYFLPYSWPGARINPHRGWEIYERGLYDISIRIRDEYCNIPWYVAENGMGVEGEKPDSKNRINDQYRIWFYEDHLAMLHKGIGEGSNCFGYHVWTFIDNWSWLNAYKNRYGLVHLDLESGRRIKKESAEWFKSLSASNVLTGGKHNDVSARR